One genomic segment of Luteitalea sp. includes these proteins:
- the fabG gene encoding 3-oxoacyl-ACP reductase FabG, giving the protein MTLDFSGKVALVTGASRGIGRATALALARAGAAVVAAARADHATAVADEIAETGGRALAVTAEVTDEAAVRAMMDQTVDAFGRLDVLVNNAGIARDQLLLRMKREDWDAVLATNLTAAYMCSQAALKPMIKQRGGRIVSIGSVVGQSGNAGQANYAATKAGLMGFSKALAREVASRNITVNVVAPGLIDTDMTRSIRMDAQTDWAAQIPLGRLGTPEDVAAAVCFLASDAAAYITGQVLAVNGGMYM; this is encoded by the coding sequence GTGACGCTCGACTTCTCTGGAAAGGTGGCCTTGGTGACAGGTGCCTCGCGCGGGATTGGCCGCGCGACGGCGCTCGCGCTCGCGCGTGCGGGCGCCGCGGTCGTCGCGGCGGCACGGGCCGATCACGCGACCGCGGTGGCCGACGAAATCGCAGAGACGGGCGGCCGCGCGCTGGCCGTGACGGCAGAGGTGACCGACGAGGCGGCGGTGCGGGCGATGATGGATCAGACCGTGGACGCCTTCGGCCGCCTCGACGTGCTCGTCAACAACGCCGGGATCGCGCGCGATCAGCTGCTGCTCCGCATGAAGCGCGAGGACTGGGATGCGGTTCTGGCCACGAACCTCACTGCGGCGTATATGTGCAGCCAAGCGGCGCTCAAGCCCATGATCAAACAGCGCGGGGGACGGATCGTCTCCATCGGCTCGGTGGTCGGCCAGAGTGGCAACGCGGGACAAGCGAATTACGCGGCAACGAAGGCAGGCCTGATGGGCTTCTCGAAAGCGTTGGCGCGCGAGGTGGCGTCACGCAACATCACGGTGAACGTTGTCGCGCCCGGTCTGATCGACACGGATATGACCCGGTCGATCAGGATGGACGCACAGACCGACTGGGCGGCCCAAATCCCGCTCGGCCGGCTCGGCACGCCGGAAGACGTGGCGGCGGCGGTGTGTTTTCTCGCGTCAGATGCCGCCGCCTACATCACGGGACAGGTGCTGGCCGTCAACGGTGGCATGTACATGTAG
- a CDS encoding deoxyguanosinetriphosphate triphosphohydrolase, with amino-acid sequence MSSIREDLELREREFLAPTAAKSAETKGRARPEREDPIRPAFQRDRDRIVHCKAFRRLKHKTQVFFSPTGDHYRTRLTHTLEVSQIARTIAKVLRLNEDLTEAIALGHDLGHTPFGHAGERVLDELVPGGFRHHEQSLRIVDVLEQNRQGLNLTWEVRDGIAKHSKGKAGLPVGAPVEDRAATLEGQIARVADIIAYVNHDIDDAMRAGLLRESDLPAGPIAVLGRGSSERIGSMVTDVVLETMKAGLTQVQMSDTLFQATLELRSFLFRTVYENEAATAEIAKASGILGGLWERVQERPYQFVDPGTLGVEGLDAATRDFIAGMTDRFAVRLYEELFIPRPWVKLEERDEG; translated from the coding sequence ATGTCCTCCATTCGCGAAGATCTCGAGCTGCGTGAACGCGAGTTCCTCGCGCCGACGGCTGCCAAGAGCGCCGAGACCAAAGGGCGCGCGCGGCCTGAACGGGAGGATCCCATCCGGCCCGCCTTCCAGCGCGACCGAGACCGCATCGTTCACTGCAAGGCGTTCCGACGCCTGAAGCACAAGACGCAAGTCTTCTTCTCGCCGACCGGCGATCACTATCGCACGCGCCTCACGCATACGCTGGAGGTCTCGCAGATCGCGCGCACCATTGCCAAGGTGCTGCGCCTGAACGAAGATCTGACCGAAGCCATCGCCCTCGGCCACGACCTCGGCCACACGCCCTTCGGCCACGCGGGCGAGCGTGTGCTCGACGAGCTCGTGCCTGGAGGCTTTCGCCACCACGAGCAGAGCCTGCGGATCGTTGACGTGCTGGAGCAGAATCGACAGGGCCTCAATCTCACGTGGGAGGTTCGTGACGGGATTGCCAAGCACTCGAAGGGCAAGGCGGGACTCCCGGTTGGGGCACCGGTCGAAGATCGCGCCGCGACGCTCGAGGGGCAGATCGCCCGCGTCGCGGACATCATTGCATACGTCAATCACGACATCGATGACGCCATGCGCGCAGGCCTCCTGAGGGAATCGGATCTCCCAGCGGGGCCCATTGCCGTATTGGGGCGGGGCTCGTCCGAGCGCATCGGTTCCATGGTCACCGACGTCGTGCTCGAGACGATGAAGGCAGGCTTGACGCAGGTGCAGATGAGCGACACCCTGTTCCAGGCGACGCTCGAGTTGAGGAGCTTTCTCTTCAGGACCGTCTACGAGAACGAGGCAGCCACGGCGGAAATCGCGAAGGCCTCCGGCATTCTGGGCGGCCTCTGGGAGCGGGTTCAGGAGCGGCCGTACCAATTCGTCGACCCGGGCACGCTGGGGGTCGAAGGGCTCGATGCTGCCACGCGTGACTTCATCGCTGGGATGACGGACCGGTTCGCGGTCCGGCTCTACGAAGAGCTCTTCATCCCTCGGCCGTGGGTCAAGCTGGAGGAGAGGGACGAAGGTTAA
- the rpmF gene encoding 50S ribosomal protein L32, giving the protein MPNPKRRHSKTRTAKRRTHDALKPVGVGVCPQCQEPKLPHVVCPTCGYYRDRQVREVPED; this is encoded by the coding sequence ATGCCAAATCCAAAACGTAGACATTCCAAGACGCGCACGGCCAAGCGACGCACGCACGATGCGTTGAAGCCGGTCGGTGTCGGCGTGTGCCCTCAGTGCCAGGAGCCAAAGCTGCCGCACGTGGTGTGCCCCACCTGCGGGTATTATCGCGATCGTCAGGTCCGTGAGGTGCCCGAGGATTAG
- a CDS encoding phosphopentomutase, translating into MPWRRAILIVLDSVGIGELPDASRYGDAGSNTLGNISAYVQLQIPVLCSLGLRHLVVLRGIEPPPQPAGAFGRLREASPGKDSVTGHWELAGVVLDEPFPVFPHGFPRDVIEMFERRIGRATLGNHSASGTEVIERYGVEHLRSGRPIVYTSADSVFQIAAHEEVTPVDELYRYCEIAFDLVAKGLGVGRVIARPFLGSPGQFQRDSARRHDFARTPPSETLLDHLARAGWPVVAIGKISDLFGGRGITTDVPTGSDDEGMDAIEHAFRTVDRGLVFANLVDFDTLYGHRNNVEGYARNLERFDARLADLVSRLRPDDLLVITADHGNDPTTPSTDHSREHVPVLLVGAGVRPVDLGERTTFADLGQTLAEGFGVAPLDHGVSFLRLLYGPGPDAVGEASTDH; encoded by the coding sequence TTGCCATGGCGGCGTGCGATTCTCATCGTGCTCGATTCGGTCGGCATCGGTGAGTTGCCGGACGCCAGCCGATACGGGGACGCTGGCAGTAACACGCTCGGTAACATCTCCGCATACGTCCAGCTCCAGATCCCAGTGCTCTGCAGTCTCGGACTTCGGCACCTGGTCGTCTTGCGCGGGATCGAGCCTCCACCGCAGCCGGCGGGAGCGTTCGGACGCCTGCGCGAGGCGTCGCCCGGCAAGGACTCGGTGACGGGCCATTGGGAGCTCGCTGGCGTCGTTTTGGACGAGCCGTTTCCGGTTTTTCCTCACGGCTTCCCGCGCGATGTCATCGAGATGTTCGAGCGACGAATCGGCCGCGCGACACTGGGCAATCATTCAGCCTCCGGTACGGAGGTCATCGAGCGCTATGGCGTGGAGCACCTCCGCAGCGGCCGACCCATTGTCTACACGTCGGCCGACAGCGTCTTCCAGATCGCCGCGCATGAGGAGGTGACGCCTGTCGACGAGCTCTATCGCTACTGCGAGATTGCATTCGACCTGGTGGCGAAAGGGCTCGGCGTCGGGCGAGTCATCGCGCGGCCGTTCTTGGGCAGCCCGGGTCAGTTCCAGCGCGATTCGGCTCGCCGGCATGACTTTGCCCGCACGCCGCCGAGCGAGACGCTCCTGGATCACCTGGCGCGGGCCGGCTGGCCCGTGGTGGCTATCGGTAAGATCAGCGATCTCTTCGGTGGCCGCGGCATCACGACCGACGTCCCGACGGGCAGCGATGACGAAGGCATGGATGCGATCGAGCATGCCTTCAGAACAGTGGACCGTGGCCTGGTCTTCGCGAATCTCGTGGACTTCGACACGCTTTACGGTCACCGCAATAATGTGGAAGGCTACGCTCGCAACCTGGAGCGGTTCGATGCGCGGTTGGCCGACCTCGTCTCGCGCTTGCGTCCCGACGATCTGCTCGTAATTACAGCCGATCACGGCAACGACCCGACGACGCCGTCAACCGATCACTCGCGCGAGCACGTCCCGGTCCTTCTCGTGGGTGCGGGTGTGCGGCCCGTCGACCTCGGGGAGCGCACGACCTTCGCAGACCTGGGGCAAACGCTGGCGGAGGGCTTCGGGGTAGCGCCGCTCGACCACGGGGTCAGCTTTCTCCGTCTTCTTTATGGGCCAGGCCCAGACGCCGTGGGTGAGGCGTCCACTGACCACTGA
- the plsX gene encoding phosphate acyltransferase PlsX: MRIAIDAMGGDFAPRSPVQGAVAAARESGSHLLLVGARAEIARELASLDATGLNIDLLDAPDAVAMHEEGTTIARRRRPTSIRLAVEALVRGEVAAVLSAGHTGAAVMTACSGLGMLSGVERPALAAALPTLTGMTVLIDAGANVSCRPTHLLQFAVMGSVYASVGLDIEQPRIGLLSIGEEEGKGNELTRETHQRLKMGTLPFVGNVDADDIFTGRADVIVCEGFTGNIALKVSEGLAEAARTLLDRELAQSTAGRVGAALSRPAFERLWRRMDPSAYGAAPLVGVAGLLLVGHGRSSPRAVQNAIRLAERLHESGFVSRLEREIALAPVPPLTIS; this comes from the coding sequence ATGCGCATAGCCATCGACGCAATGGGGGGCGACTTCGCGCCCCGCAGCCCCGTTCAGGGCGCCGTAGCGGCGGCGCGAGAATCGGGAAGCCACCTGCTGCTCGTGGGTGCGCGTGCGGAGATCGCGCGCGAGCTGGCGTCGCTCGACGCCACGGGGCTGAACATCGACCTGCTGGACGCCCCTGATGCCGTGGCGATGCACGAGGAGGGCACGACCATTGCGCGCCGTCGGCGACCCACGTCGATTCGGCTGGCGGTCGAGGCGCTGGTGCGCGGTGAGGTGGCGGCCGTCTTGAGCGCCGGCCACACGGGTGCGGCGGTCATGACCGCCTGCTCCGGGCTCGGCATGTTGTCCGGCGTGGAGCGGCCAGCGCTTGCCGCGGCGTTACCCACGCTGACGGGGATGACGGTGCTCATCGATGCGGGTGCCAACGTCTCCTGCCGACCGACCCATCTCCTGCAGTTCGCCGTGATGGGAAGCGTCTATGCCAGCGTGGGACTCGACATCGAGCAGCCGCGCATCGGCCTTCTCTCGATTGGCGAGGAGGAGGGCAAGGGGAACGAGCTCACGCGCGAGACGCACCAGCGACTCAAGATGGGAACGCTACCGTTTGTCGGCAATGTCGACGCCGATGACATCTTCACCGGGCGGGCCGATGTCATCGTGTGCGAGGGCTTTACAGGCAATATTGCGCTGAAGGTCAGCGAAGGCTTGGCAGAAGCCGCGCGGACGCTCCTCGATCGCGAGCTCGCGCAATCCACGGCGGGTCGGGTCGGGGCCGCGCTGTCACGGCCGGCGTTCGAGCGGCTGTGGCGGCGCATGGACCCGTCGGCGTATGGCGCGGCGCCACTCGTGGGCGTTGCGGGTCTCCTGCTCGTTGGTCACGGCCGCTCGTCGCCCCGAGCTGTGCAGAACGCGATCCGCCTCGCCGAGCGGCTTCACGAGTCGGGCTTCGTGAGCCGGCTCGAACGCGAGATCGCGCTCGCGCCGGTCCCGCCGCTGACCATCTCATGA
- the fabD gene encoding ACP S-malonyltransferase encodes MIAFLFPGQGSQVVGMGKALAEAFPECRAPFDEADAALGMSLSRLCFDGPEEDLRLTEHTQPALLTVSTAADRLLASRGFRPAFVAGHSLGEYSAHVAAGTLSFADAVRTVRLRGRFMQEAVPVGVGAMAAILGLDADLVAQACIEAATEGEVVSPANVNSAAQVVIAGHASAVARAGERARALGAKRVMPLNVSAPFHCALMKPAEERLTPVLRALGTSEPAVPVVANVDAEIKRDASAAIEALVRQVSCTVRWEAVVRRLASEGVRTYVEIGPGSVLCGLVKKIDRDARTLSFGDPSGLPAIEALFAGLHHES; translated from the coding sequence ATGATCGCCTTTCTGTTTCCCGGACAGGGCTCACAGGTTGTCGGCATGGGCAAAGCGCTCGCGGAGGCGTTTCCGGAATGTCGCGCGCCCTTCGACGAGGCAGATGCGGCGCTGGGCATGTCGCTCTCGCGGCTCTGCTTCGACGGCCCGGAAGAGGACCTGCGGCTCACCGAGCACACGCAGCCCGCCCTGCTCACCGTGAGCACGGCCGCGGACCGCTTGCTGGCATCGCGCGGCTTCAGGCCGGCCTTCGTCGCCGGCCACAGTCTGGGCGAGTACTCGGCGCACGTGGCGGCAGGTACGTTATCCTTCGCGGACGCTGTCCGCACGGTGCGGCTGCGCGGCCGCTTCATGCAAGAGGCGGTGCCCGTGGGCGTCGGCGCGATGGCAGCCATTCTCGGGCTTGATGCGGATCTGGTGGCACAGGCGTGCATCGAGGCTGCCACGGAAGGAGAGGTCGTGAGCCCCGCGAACGTGAACTCGGCCGCGCAGGTGGTGATTGCTGGCCACGCGTCCGCGGTGGCACGTGCGGGCGAGCGCGCCAGAGCGCTGGGTGCGAAGCGGGTCATGCCGCTCAACGTGAGCGCGCCGTTTCATTGTGCGCTGATGAAGCCGGCGGAAGAGCGGCTCACGCCGGTGTTGCGCGCGCTTGGGACGTCTGAGCCCGCGGTGCCCGTTGTGGCGAACGTCGACGCGGAGATCAAGCGTGACGCCAGCGCCGCGATTGAGGCGCTCGTACGGCAGGTCTCCTGCACCGTGCGTTGGGAGGCGGTCGTGCGGCGTCTTGCATCGGAAGGCGTCCGCACGTATGTTGAGATAGGTCCGGGCAGCGTTCTGTGCGGCCTCGTCAAGAAGATCGACCGCGACGCTCGCACGCTGAGCTTTGGCGACCCCAGCGGCTTGCCGGCTATCGAAGCACTGTTTGCAGGCCTGCACCACGAGTCTTAA